The genomic window TTTTCGAAAAATATCTCCGGTGAAAAATATAACTTAAAAAGAAACTTTTAGCCAGATATTTTTTGGTTAGAATAGGGAGGGGGGAGAAGATTTTTGTAGTCGATAAGAGCCTTACGACGGCTACGCCGGGCTGAGACCCCCGTAGGGCGGAAACCTTCAGGTTTCCATTTAAAGAATTAAATGGAGTCAAGGTATAAGGTATCTTTCAATTTTCAAAGACCGTCATCGTCTTTCTCCCTTGAGCTCTGGAACCCTTAACCCCTTTAACCCTTATTTACGATTTATTTCTTGACAAAAGGTATGAGGGGTATTAACGTATTACCATTGGTCGATATCTGTTTTAATGATAGTGCCTTAAAAGTAGTTGAAAGGTGGATAGATAGATGATAGAAGTCGAGTCTTTAGAAAAAGAAGAGCTTGAAAAGGTCGCTTCAGAGGAGAAGGTATCTCTTGATTTTTTGACTGAGAATATCAGCTCTGGAAGAATAGTCATCCTCAAAAACCGTCTGCACAAAAATACAAAACCGGTTGGAATTGGTAAGGGGCTAAGGACTAAGGTCAATGCTAATTTAGGTACCTCGCCAGATTTTGTGGATTTCGACCTGGAGTTGAAGAAATTGGAGATCTCGATTAAATACGGGGCAGATACAGTGATGGACCTTTCCACTGGCGGAGATATAAGGGATTTAAGGATTGAGATGGTAAAAAAGTCCACGATTCCGATAGGAACCGTGCCGATCTATGAAACCGTGTGCAATCTGACAAAGCAGGGGAAAAGCCCGGAGGAAATGACTAAGGACGACCTTTTCTCAGTTATACGTGACCACCTGGAGACAGGAGTAGATTTCATCACTGTTCATTGCGGTCTGACCAGGAGGGCTCTGGAGACAATAGACAAAAAGAAAAGATTAACCGGAATCGTAAGCCGGGGAGGCTCGTTTCTTGCCCGCTGGATGAGAAAAAATCAAAAGGAAAATCCCCTGTACGAGTATTATGACGAGCTTCTGGACCTGGCTAAAACATATAATGCTACCTTAAGTTTAGGGGATGGCTTAAGACCAGGCTCGATTGCCGATGCTACTGATAGGATTCAGATCGATGAGCTTTTGGTCTTAGGAGAGCTGGTCCAGAGAGCAAGGGAGAAAGGCGTTTTCGCAATGGTGGAAGGCCCTGGTCACGTTCCTATTCAGGAGATAGAAGCTAATGTGCTCTTAGAGAAGAAGCTGTGCGAGGATGCGCCTTTTTACGTCTTAGGACCTCTGGTCATAGATTGCGCTCCAGGTTATGACCATATCGTCTCTGCCATAGGAGGCGCTATTGCTGGTGCCTGCGGGGCTGATTTCCTCTGCTATGTTACTCCAGCCGAACATCTAACCCTGCCGAGCTTGGAAGATGTCAGAGAAGGTATTATCGCTTCTAGGATAGCTGCCCATGCGGCTGACATTGCCAAAGGAGTAAAAGGTGCCAGGAATATAGATGAGGAGATCTCAAAGGCGCGCAAATCGTTCGAATGGGATAAGATGATGGCTTTAAGCCTGGATCCTGAAAAGACCAGGGAGAAAAGAGGAAGAATCCCGGCAGATTACAGAAAATGCGGTATGTGCGGGGAATTTTGCGCGATGAGGGAAAATCTGTAAAAAGGACTTAGGAATTTGAGGATTCAAGAATCGAATTATAAATGACGGATAGCGGATAAAAAATTTATAGGGGCAGACCTGTGTATCCACCATTCTGATTAATTCTTCTTTGCCGTCCTTACCAACCAAGGAAATGTCTCTGTTGGTCAGGAGACCAACAGAGAGCAAAAAGGAAGAAGGAAGACAGAAAAAGGAAAAGTAAAAAACCGTAGCGTCGGGGCTTCATGCCCGACGACGAATCGCTAGAATGTAGGGCAAGGTTTTAGCCTTGCGTGGCAGTTGTAGGGACAGAACAGTGTTCTGTCCCTACTAAATCCCTTGCTAAACTCAGATGAATCAGAAGGAGCAATTTAATTTGGGAAGAAGAAATATTACGCGTAGGATTTATTTTGAAAAGTCTCTCTTTTTTCTAATCCTTTTCCTGTTTGCCGGCGGGTTTTTCTACGTGACATCCTGTTCGAATCAGAGGGATATCACCCTGCGCTATAAAATGGAGAAAAGCTTCTACACATCCGAGAGGATGAGGGGAATTCTATCTATTAATCTCAAGGCGGCTACTCCGGAGGATTTCAAAAAGCTTATCCGATCCTACAGAAAGGTAATCGAGCTGTCTTCTCTTTTACCTGAAACTTCTATAGCCCAGGACATATCAGATATAGCCTCTTCAGCCCAGCTGCGGATAGCTGAACTTTATATAGTACAAAAAAATCTTGATTCAGCTAAAGTATCTTTTGAAAAAGTTCTGGAGCATTATCCCCACAGTATTCCTCAGAATAAAACTGCCCTTTTGGGCTTGGGCCAGATCTATGAAAGGAGAAATCAGAAAGAGAAGGCAGTTGGAATCTACCACCGGCTTTTAGAGAATTATCCACCGGTTATAAAGAACAGGTTGCCGGACCTGAACCTCTTTTCACTTCCCAATCATCTGATCCAGCTTTTTTCAGCCAAAGAAGAAAAACCTCAAAGGGACACCGAATTCGATTTTGCCCGGGAATATTATCAGAACCTGATCAACTCGTATCCTTATACTCAGATTTCTCTTGCTGCCAGTTTAAATTTAGCCCGGTCTTTTCAGTTTCTGAACCTCTGGAAAGAATCGCTGGAGATTCTGGAGAGCACAAAAGACTCTACCGGACGAACTCCCGGACCTGTTCTTTTACAGATCGGTAACATCTATTTTGACGAACTTAAGGATGAAAAAAATGCGCTTATAACTTTCGGCCGAATTCTGGAATCCTCTGCCGATTCTTCCTCCCAGGCTGAGGCTCAGATGAAAATCGGGATGGTCTATTTCCAGAAAAAAGACTACTCTAAAGCTAAAGAGAAGCTTTCCAGGGTTAAGAAACTCTTTCCTAAAGAAGGTAATTTTATCGCCACCTGCCAATACCTGATTGCCAAGATCTACGAGAATACCGACGAGTGGGATCGAG from Candidatus Zixiibacteriota bacterium includes these protein-coding regions:
- the thiC gene encoding phosphomethylpyrimidine synthase ThiC, yielding MIEVESLEKEELEKVASEEKVSLDFLTENISSGRIVILKNRLHKNTKPVGIGKGLRTKVNANLGTSPDFVDFDLELKKLEISIKYGADTVMDLSTGGDIRDLRIEMVKKSTIPIGTVPIYETVCNLTKQGKSPEEMTKDDLFSVIRDHLETGVDFITVHCGLTRRALETIDKKKRLTGIVSRGGSFLARWMRKNQKENPLYEYYDELLDLAKTYNATLSLGDGLRPGSIADATDRIQIDELLVLGELVQRAREKGVFAMVEGPGHVPIQEIEANVLLEKKLCEDAPFYVLGPLVIDCAPGYDHIVSAIGGAIAGACGADFLCYVTPAEHLTLPSLEDVREGIIASRIAAHAADIAKGVKGARNIDEEISKARKSFEWDKMMALSLDPEKTREKRGRIPADYRKCGMCGEFCAMRENL
- a CDS encoding tetratricopeptide repeat protein, coding for MGRRNITRRIYFEKSLFFLILFLFAGGFFYVTSCSNQRDITLRYKMEKSFYTSERMRGILSINLKAATPEDFKKLIRSYRKVIELSSLLPETSIAQDISDIASSAQLRIAELYIVQKNLDSAKVSFEKVLEHYPHSIPQNKTALLGLGQIYERRNQKEKAVGIYHRLLENYPPVIKNRLPDLNLFSLPNHLIQLFSAKEEKPQRDTEFDFAREYYQNLINSYPYTQISLAASLNLARSFQFLNLWKESLEILESTKDSTGRTPGPVLLQIGNIYFDELKDEKNALITFGRILESSADSSSQAEAQMKIGMVYFQKKDYSKAKEKLSRVKKLFPKEGNFIATCQYLIAKIYENTDEWDRALNEYDWLKINYPLTPEGLEAPLRIAAYYQRENKSLAKEYFEKSARHFDELLSKYKDKPFVPLIELQKSKLYLLQKDWKNAVASLQKIAGKYTGTDAGLNALLLLWRIYHTDLKDDAKSKEILDRIRTDYPGIISDTLKPK